A genomic stretch from Colwellia sp. Arc7-635 includes:
- the gcvP gene encoding aminomethyl-transferring glycine dehydrogenase, translating to MTTQYNDSLSLAELEQRQDFIRRHIGPNDEQTKAMLSDIGAESVDALINEIVPSDIRLADLPAIEESKTEVQALTDLKAVASLNKVNETYIGLGYYGTLTPNVILRNVLENPGWYTAYTPYQPEIAQGRLESLLNYQQMCIDLTGLELASASLLDEGTAAAEAMALAKRVSKNKQSNLFFISSDVYPQTIDVVKQRAEMFDFDIVIAPAADVVNHDVFGALLQYPSATGEVTDISELIAKVHDKKGIVAVAADIMSLVLLKAPGELGADAVIGSSQRFGVPMGYGGPHAAFFTTSEKYKRSLPGRIIGVSKDTRDKQALRMAMQTREQHIRRDKANSNICTAQVLLANMAAFYAVYHGPKGLKVIAERIHRFADLLAHAARLKDLTPLHGQFFDTVTFNVSEAKKAEFVARAIARGVNFRTDVENQISISFDETTNRVKFAAILDILFGDDHDLNIELLDAELRVLGSDSIPAALKRESAILSHPVFNSYHSETEMLRYIKKLENKDLALNHSMISLGSCTMKLNATAQMIPVSWPEFANMHPFAPVDQAQGYKQMIDELGEALIELTGYDNISMQPNSGAQGEYAGLITIHKYHESRGDAHRNICLIPASAHGTNPASAMMVGMKVVVVACDKEGNVDMDDLRAKASELADNLSCIMITYPSTHGVYETTIAEICNIVHEHGGQVYLDGANMNAQVGVTSPGFIGADVSHLNLHKTFAIPHGGGGPGMGPIGVKSHLAPFLPDHSLINVDESTKGNGAVSAAPYGSAGILCITYLYIALLGRKGVTDATKYAITNANYLATKLSQHFPLLYAGKNGRVAHECIIDLRPLKAESGVTEVDIAKRLMDYGFHAPTMSFPVAGTFMIEPTESESKVELDRFIEAMVSIRGEVRKVTSGEWSSEDNPLHNAPHTLLDITSPWDRAYSIQEAVFPVPAAASNKFWPTVNRIDDVYGDRNLICSCPPVSSYED from the coding sequence ATGACTACTCAATATAATGACTCTTTATCTTTAGCTGAATTAGAGCAAAGACAAGATTTTATTCGTCGTCACATTGGTCCAAATGACGAGCAAACTAAAGCCATGTTAAGCGACATTGGTGCTGAATCTGTTGACGCCCTTATCAATGAAATCGTGCCAAGCGACATTCGTTTAGCTGATTTACCTGCTATCGAAGAAAGCAAAACCGAAGTGCAAGCGTTAACCGACTTAAAAGCGGTTGCAAGCTTAAACAAAGTAAACGAGACATATATTGGTTTAGGTTACTATGGCACACTAACGCCTAACGTTATTTTACGTAACGTTTTAGAAAATCCAGGCTGGTACACGGCATACACGCCTTACCAACCAGAAATCGCTCAAGGTCGTTTAGAATCATTATTAAACTACCAGCAAATGTGTATAGACCTTACCGGTTTAGAACTAGCGTCGGCTTCATTACTTGATGAAGGTACGGCAGCAGCAGAAGCTATGGCATTAGCTAAGCGTGTTTCTAAAAACAAACAATCAAACTTATTCTTTATTTCAAGTGACGTTTACCCACAAACTATTGACGTTGTTAAGCAACGTGCAGAAATGTTTGATTTTGACATCGTTATTGCTCCAGCAGCAGACGTTGTTAACCACGATGTATTTGGTGCTTTATTACAATACCCAAGTGCAACGGGTGAAGTGACTGACATTAGCGAACTTATCGCTAAAGTACATGACAAAAAAGGTATCGTAGCAGTAGCGGCTGACATCATGAGCTTAGTGCTATTAAAAGCACCAGGCGAGTTAGGTGCTGATGCTGTTATTGGTTCAAGCCAACGTTTTGGTGTGCCAATGGGCTACGGCGGACCACACGCTGCATTCTTCACTACCTCTGAAAAATACAAACGTTCGCTACCGGGTCGTATTATTGGTGTATCAAAAGATACGCGTGATAAGCAAGCACTTCGTATGGCAATGCAAACACGCGAGCAACATATTCGTCGTGATAAAGCGAACTCAAATATTTGTACAGCGCAGGTATTACTTGCCAACATGGCAGCATTTTACGCTGTTTACCATGGTCCAAAAGGCTTAAAAGTTATTGCTGAACGTATTCATCGTTTTGCTGATCTTTTAGCACATGCTGCAAGACTTAAAGACCTAACACCATTACACGGTCAGTTTTTCGATACGGTAACGTTTAATGTATCAGAAGCTAAAAAAGCTGAATTCGTTGCTAGAGCAATAGCAAGAGGCGTTAACTTCCGTACTGACGTTGAAAATCAAATTAGTATTTCATTTGATGAAACAACAAACCGCGTTAAGTTTGCTGCCATCTTAGATATTCTATTTGGTGACGATCACGATCTAAACATCGAACTACTTGATGCTGAACTACGCGTACTAGGCAGTGACTCAATTCCTGCGGCACTAAAACGTGAATCAGCGATTTTATCGCACCCAGTATTTAACTCGTATCACAGTGAAACTGAGATGCTACGTTACATCAAGAAGTTAGAAAACAAAGATTTAGCATTGAACCATTCAATGATTTCATTGGGCTCTTGTACCATGAAACTCAATGCAACAGCGCAAATGATCCCAGTATCATGGCCTGAATTTGCTAACATGCATCCGTTTGCTCCTGTTGACCAAGCACAAGGTTACAAGCAAATGATTGACGAACTCGGTGAAGCGCTAATTGAGCTTACCGGTTACGACAACATCTCAATGCAACCTAATTCAGGTGCACAAGGTGAGTACGCAGGTCTTATCACTATTCACAAATACCACGAAAGCCGCGGCGATGCGCATCGTAATATTTGTTTAATTCCAGCTTCAGCTCACGGTACTAACCCTGCATCAGCAATGATGGTAGGCATGAAAGTTGTTGTTGTTGCCTGTGATAAAGAAGGTAACGTTGACATGGACGACTTGCGCGCTAAAGCGAGCGAGTTGGCTGACAACCTTTCTTGTATCATGATCACATACCCATCAACACATGGTGTGTACGAAACAACAATTGCTGAAATTTGTAATATCGTTCATGAGCACGGCGGCCAAGTTTACCTTGACGGCGCGAACATGAATGCTCAAGTAGGCGTTACATCTCCAGGCTTTATTGGTGCTGATGTATCACACTTGAACTTACACAAAACCTTCGCTATTCCTCATGGCGGCGGTGGTCCAGGTATGGGTCCTATCGGCGTTAAATCGCATTTAGCACCGTTCTTACCTGATCATTCATTGATCAACGTAGACGAAAGCACAAAAGGTAATGGCGCCGTTTCAGCAGCACCTTACGGTAGTGCTGGTATTTTATGTATCACTTACCTATACATTGCCTTATTAGGTCGTAAAGGGGTAACTGACGCGACTAAATACGCAATTACAAACGCTAACTACTTAGCAACAAAACTTAGCCAACATTTCCCGCTGTTATACGCAGGAAAAAATGGCCGTGTTGCTCACGAATGTATTATCGATTTACGCCCACTTAAAGCGGAATCAGGTGTTACTGAAGTAGATATCGCTAAGCGCTTAATGGATTATGGTTTCCATGCACCAACTATGTCGTTCCCAGTAGCGGGTACGTTCATGATTGAGCCAACGGAATCTGAATCAAAAGTTGAACTAGACCGTTTTATCGAAGCGATGGTATCAATTCGTGGCGAAGTACGTAAAGTAACTTCAGGTGAGTGGTCAAGCGAAGACAATCCACTGCATAATGCACCGCATACACTGCTTGATATTACCTCTCCTTGGGATCGTGCTTACTCGATTCAAGAAGCCGTATTCCCAGTGCCTGCAGCGGCATCAAATAAATTCTGGCCAACGGTTAACCGTATCGATGATGTGTACGGGGATCGTAATTTGATTTGTTCATGTCCTCCTGTTTCTAGTTATGAAGATTAG
- the gcvH gene encoding glycine cleavage system protein GcvH, producing the protein MSNIPSELKYATSHEWVRNEGNGVVTVGITEHAQGLLGDMVFVELPEVGDNVSTGDDVAVAESVKAASDIYAPLTGEVVEVNEDLEDSPELVNSDAFGDGWLFKLKIEDEGELASLLDAEGYANSIDED; encoded by the coding sequence ATGAGCAACATCCCGTCAGAATTAAAATATGCAACATCACACGAATGGGTACGTAACGAAGGCAATGGCGTCGTTACTGTAGGTATTACTGAGCACGCACAAGGCCTTTTAGGTGACATGGTGTTTGTTGAATTACCTGAAGTTGGTGATAACGTGAGTACTGGCGACGATGTTGCTGTAGCTGAATCTGTAAAAGCAGCATCAGACATCTACGCACCGTTAACAGGTGAAGTTGTTGAAGTTAATGAAGACCTTGAAGATTCACCAGAGCTAGTTAACTCTGACGCCTTTGGTGACGGTTGGTTATTCAAATTGAAAATTGAAGACGAAGGCGAGTTAGCAAGCTTGCTTGATGCTGAAGGTTATGCAAACTCGATCGACGAAGATTAA
- the gcvT gene encoding glycine cleavage system aminomethyltransferase GcvT, with protein sequence MTNKTVLHAKHLEAGAKMVDFYGWEMPINYGSQIEEHHAVRTDAGMFDVSHMTIVDVKGTDAQAFLRRLVINDVAKLDIPGKALYTGMCDLDGGVIDDLIVYFFTNTDYRLVVNSATREKDLAWIAEQSASFDVTVTERPEFAMIAVQGPQAKAKVATLLNEQQNAAVEGMKPFFSAQAGDLFIATTGYTGEEGYEIALPEEQAADLWQQLLDAGVKPCGLGARDTLRLEAGMNLYGLDMDESVSPLAANMAWTISWEPEDRNFNGREALAAQRAAGDQPKLVGLVLEEKGVLRSGLKVVTADGEGVITSGTFSPTLGYSIAMARVPRSVKLGSTVEVEMRKKLVTVQVIKPSFVRNGKKAF encoded by the coding sequence ATGACAAATAAAACAGTATTACATGCTAAGCATTTAGAAGCTGGCGCTAAAATGGTCGACTTTTACGGTTGGGAAATGCCAATCAACTACGGCTCTCAAATTGAAGAACATCATGCAGTGCGCACAGACGCCGGTATGTTCGATGTTTCACATATGACCATCGTTGATGTTAAAGGTACAGACGCACAAGCTTTTTTACGTCGTTTAGTGATTAATGACGTAGCAAAATTAGACATTCCAGGTAAAGCACTTTATACCGGTATGTGTGATCTTGACGGCGGCGTAATCGACGACTTAATCGTTTATTTCTTCACTAACACCGATTACCGTTTAGTGGTTAACTCAGCGACGCGTGAAAAAGATTTAGCATGGATTGCTGAGCAATCTGCAAGTTTTGACGTAACCGTAACAGAGCGTCCTGAATTTGCTATGATCGCCGTACAAGGTCCACAAGCAAAAGCAAAAGTAGCAACATTATTAAACGAGCAACAAAATGCTGCTGTTGAAGGCATGAAGCCATTTTTCTCGGCTCAAGCTGGTGACCTATTTATCGCTACAACAGGTTACACAGGTGAAGAAGGTTACGAAATTGCTTTACCAGAAGAACAAGCCGCTGATTTATGGCAGCAACTATTAGATGCTGGCGTTAAACCTTGTGGTTTAGGTGCTCGCGATACATTACGTTTAGAAGCAGGCATGAACCTTTACGGTTTAGACATGGACGAAAGTGTTTCGCCATTAGCCGCTAACATGGCGTGGACGATTAGCTGGGAACCTGAAGACCGTAACTTTAACGGCCGTGAAGCATTAGCTGCACAACGTGCTGCGGGTGACCAACCTAAACTTGTTGGCTTAGTGCTTGAAGAAAAAGGCGTATTACGCTCAGGTCTTAAAGTAGTCACAGCAGACGGCGAAGGTGTTATTACATCAGGTACGTTCTCTCCAACATTAGGTTACAGCATTGCAATGGCACGTGTGCCTCGCAGCGTAAAATTAGGTTCAACTGTTGAAGTTGAAATGCGTAAAAAGCTAGTGACAGTTCAAGTTATTAAGCCAAGCTTTGTACGTAACGGCAAAAAAGCTTTTTAA
- a CDS encoding FAD-dependent monooxygenase, whose product MQKFDLLIVGGGMVGLTLALAVRQQSQLSVAIVDNMGVDELGSEPEVRVSAINAASQQMFNNLNVWQDITAQRVQPYHDMHIWDKAGYGQLDFALSDVSYANAGNRPEQLGFIIENKVIRNALWHKAEQDSGITFFTDSKLQQLNPSDNEVFATFETNVDTGQQSMPIVAKLVVGADGANSWVRQQMNVPLTFRDYDHHAIVASVKCQQGHQNTAWQVFLATGPLALLPLYQADLCSIVWSTSPEEAIRLTALSAEDFGKEITAASDGKLGQVSLVSERFTYPLTMRFAQEFVKSRMVLVGDAAHTIHPLAGQGVNLGLLDAAALAQTITEQLQQAQNNDNENDWYSDKSLQQFARWRKSEASEMIAAMEALKQAFTPQQSAIKLFRGMGMSLLNRIKPAKSLIINQALGFKGELPQLAKAPLQTVQSSTSSAIKR is encoded by the coding sequence ATGCAAAAATTTGATCTATTAATTGTTGGTGGCGGCATGGTTGGCTTAACGCTAGCACTGGCTGTTCGTCAACAAAGCCAATTGAGTGTTGCTATTGTCGACAACATGGGTGTTGATGAACTTGGCAGTGAGCCTGAAGTTCGGGTTAGTGCTATTAATGCTGCAAGTCAGCAAATGTTTAATAATCTCAATGTTTGGCAAGACATTACAGCCCAACGCGTACAACCTTATCACGACATGCATATTTGGGATAAAGCTGGCTATGGTCAACTAGACTTTGCTTTATCTGATGTCAGTTATGCAAATGCAGGTAATAGACCAGAGCAATTAGGCTTTATTATTGAAAATAAAGTGATCCGCAATGCGCTGTGGCATAAAGCCGAGCAAGACAGTGGTATCACCTTTTTCACTGACAGCAAACTTCAACAACTAAACCCGAGCGACAACGAAGTATTCGCCACCTTTGAAACCAATGTCGATACAGGTCAACAATCGATGCCGATTGTAGCGAAACTGGTCGTGGGTGCTGACGGTGCTAATTCTTGGGTTCGTCAACAAATGAACGTGCCACTGACGTTTCGTGATTATGATCACCACGCGATTGTGGCCAGCGTTAAATGTCAGCAAGGACATCAAAATACCGCATGGCAAGTGTTTCTAGCAACGGGGCCATTGGCATTGTTACCTTTATACCAAGCAGACTTATGCTCAATTGTTTGGTCAACAAGCCCAGAAGAAGCCATTAGACTAACCGCGTTATCAGCCGAAGATTTCGGCAAAGAAATCACCGCGGCGAGTGATGGCAAACTGGGTCAAGTGTCACTGGTAAGCGAGCGATTTACTTATCCACTAACAATGCGTTTTGCTCAAGAATTTGTTAAAAGTCGTATGGTACTGGTTGGCGATGCTGCTCACACCATTCACCCGTTAGCTGGGCAGGGCGTTAACTTAGGGCTACTTGATGCCGCCGCGCTAGCACAAACTATTACCGAGCAATTACAACAAGCGCAAAACAACGACAACGAAAACGACTGGTACAGCGATAAATCGTTACAACAGTTTGCTCGTTGGCGTAAAAGTGAAGCTAGCGAAATGATTGCCGCGATGGAAGCGCTCAAGCAAGCCTTTACGCCTCAGCAAAGTGCAATAAAGCTATTTCGCGGTATGGGTATGTCATTACTTAATCGCATTAAACCAGCTAAATCTTTAATAATTAATCAAGCACTCGGCTTTAAAGGCGAATTACCACAGTTAGCTAAAGCGCCTTTGCAAACAGTTCAGTCATCAACTTCATCAGCCATAAAACGATAA
- a CDS encoding FAD-dependent monooxygenase — protein MLPLSAAPNTRDTQQNASTQQKSAGRCSLVWTLTPALAEQMLQLSDDEFAQQLAQSFGHWLGNITQVGKRAIYPLKLVQANEQVYHRMALVGNASHTIHPIAGQGFNLGLRDVSDMTQVIKKALANQQDIGAFANLMQYAKIRQQDQQQVITLTDSLVTLFSNQLPPLVAGRNIALKVLNYIPAIKNALVKKTMGY, from the coding sequence ATGTTGCCATTGTCAGCAGCGCCAAATACGCGTGACACACAACAGAACGCGTCCACACAACAAAAAAGTGCAGGGCGTTGCTCACTCGTATGGACGTTAACACCGGCATTGGCTGAGCAAATGCTACAGTTATCTGATGATGAATTTGCTCAGCAACTTGCGCAGTCTTTTGGTCATTGGTTGGGTAATATTACTCAAGTGGGTAAGCGAGCTATTTACCCGCTTAAACTCGTGCAAGCAAACGAGCAGGTTTATCACCGCATGGCATTAGTTGGTAATGCTTCTCACACCATTCATCCCATTGCCGGGCAAGGCTTTAATTTGGGCTTGCGTGATGTAAGCGATATGACACAAGTGATTAAAAAAGCATTAGCAAACCAACAAGACATTGGCGCGTTCGCCAATTTAATGCAATACGCCAAGATTCGACAACAAGACCAACAGCAAGTGATCACCTTAACCGACTCTTTAGTGACGTTGTTTTCTAATCAGTTACCGCCGTTGGTGGCAGGGCGTAATATCGCCTTAAAAGTGCTGAACTATATCCCAGCAATAAAGAATGCGCTTGTTAAGAAAACCATGGGCTATTAG
- a CDS encoding FAD-dependent monooxygenase, giving the protein MDKSAHISAPKSQAAHSSTINSDKQTNTGRTSTNQNSTDQTITADQGSTDQSNAEANTNSDNRFDVIISGGGLSGALMALSLSALLDHQQAPLKIAIVEANPVLTDPSRSFDDRVLALSHGSAAYLDRVGAWQYLHEHAEPINNIHISDRGYYGKARLYAGQHHVDALGYVAEMSVIGAAFLKALATKNNITWFTPDSIEQIQWQATQVNVELNSGTKLTAALLLACDGANSPCREFANIKSTSSDYNQSALIVNVGTAIHHNNVAYERFTETGPYRHVAIVSSAKYA; this is encoded by the coding sequence ATGGATAAAAGCGCGCATATCTCAGCACCGAAAAGTCAAGCAGCCCATAGCTCGACAATAAACAGTGATAAGCAGACTAATACTGGCCGAACTAGTACTAACCAGAATAGTACTGACCAAACTATTACTGCTGACCAGGGTAGTACTGACCAGAGTAATGCTGAAGCTAATACCAACAGCGATAATCGTTTTGACGTTATCATTTCTGGCGGTGGCTTATCAGGTGCTTTAATGGCATTAAGTTTATCAGCATTGCTTGATCACCAACAAGCGCCATTGAAAATAGCGATTGTTGAAGCAAACCCAGTATTAACTGATCCGTCACGTAGTTTTGATGATCGCGTTTTAGCACTATCACACGGTAGTGCTGCCTATTTAGACCGTGTCGGTGCATGGCAGTATTTACATGAACATGCCGAACCTATTAACAATATTCATATTTCTGATCGGGGTTACTACGGTAAAGCTCGGTTATATGCTGGGCAACACCATGTTGACGCGCTCGGTTATGTTGCTGAAATGTCAGTTATTGGCGCGGCGTTTTTAAAAGCGTTAGCCACTAAAAATAACATCACTTGGTTTACTCCCGACAGTATTGAACAAATACAATGGCAAGCAACGCAGGTTAATGTTGAACTTAACTCTGGTACAAAATTAACCGCAGCTTTATTGCTTGCCTGTGATGGCGCTAACTCTCCTTGTCGTGAGTTTGCCAATATTAAAAGCACCAGCAGTGATTATAATCAAAGCGCGTTAATCGTTAATGTAGGCACGGCTATTCATCATAACAATGTTGCATACGAGCGCTTTACTGAGACAGGGCCCTATCGCCATGTTGCCATTGTCAGCAGCGCCAAATACGCGTGA